From the Carya illinoinensis cultivar Pawnee chromosome 4, C.illinoinensisPawnee_v1, whole genome shotgun sequence genome, one window contains:
- the LOC122307317 gene encoding glutamine synthetase cytosolic isozyme 1, with translation MALLSDLINLNLSDTTKKVIAEYIWIGGSGMDLRSKARTLPGPVSDPSKLPKWNYDGSSTGQAPGEDSEVILYPQAIFRDPFRGGNNILVICDAYTPAGEPIPTNKRHHAAKIFSHPDVAAEETWYGIEQEYTLLQKDVKWPLGWPVGGYPGPQGPYYCGIGADKAWGRDIVDAHYKACLYAGINISGINGEVMPGQWEFQVGPSVGISAGDELWAARYILERITEIAGVVLSFDPKPIQGDWNGAGAHTNYSTKSMRNDGGFEVIKKAIGKLGLRHKEHIAAYGEGNERRLTGRHETADINTFLWGVANRGASIRVGRDTENAGKGYFEDRRPASNMDPYVVTSMIAETTLLWKP, from the exons ATGGCGCTACTCTCAGATCTCATCAACCTTAACCTCTCAGACACCACTAAGAAGGTCATAGCTGAGTACATATG GATTGGTGGATCTGGTATGGACCTCAGAAGCAAAGCAAGG ACCCTTCCAGGACCTGTTAGTGATCCTTCAAAGCTTCCCAAGTGGAACTATGATGGTTCCAGTACGGGTCAAGCTCCCGGTGAAGATAGTGAAGTGATCTTATA TCCTCAGGCAATTTTCAGGGATCCATTCAGGGGAGGCAACAATATTCTA GTCATCTGTGATGCTTACACTCCAGCGGGAGAACCAATTCCAACAAACAAGAGACATCATGCTGCTAAGATATTTAGCCATCCTGACGTTGCTGCTGAAGAAACCTG GTATGGTATTGAGCAGGAGTACACGCTGTTGCAGAAAGATGTCAAATGGCCTCTTGGATGGCCTGTTGGTGGTTATCCTGGCCCTCAG GGACCATACTACTGTGGTATTGGTGCTGACAAAGCCTGGGGCCGTGATATAGTTGATGCTCATTACAAGGCTTGCCTATATGCAGGCATCAACATCAGTGGCATCAATGGAGAAGTGATGCCAGGCCAG TGGGAATTCCAAGTTGGTCCTTCTGTTGGAATCTCTGCTGGGGATGAGTTGTGGGCTGCTCGTTACATTTTGGAG AGGATTACTGAAATTGCTGGGGTGGTGCTCTCCTTTGATCCCAAGCCAATTCAG GGTGATTGGAATGGAGCTGGGGCTCATACAAACTACAG CACCAAGTCCATGAGAAATGATGGAGGCTTTGAGGTCATAAAGAAAGCAATTGGAAAGCTTGGGCTGAGGCACAAAGAGCACATTGCTGCATACGGGGAAGGCAATGAGCGTCGTCTCACTGGTCGACACGAAACAGCTGACATCAACACTTTCTTATGG GGCGTTGCCAACCGTGGGGCTTCCATCCGAGTTGGCAGGGACACAGAAAATGCAGGCAAAGGCTATTTTGAGGACAGGAGGCCTGCGTCTAACATGGATCCATATGTGGTCACTTCAATGATCGCAGAGACCACCCTCCTGTGGAAGCCTTGA